The Candidatus Methylomirabilota bacterium DNA segment ACGTCGTCGTTGCCGCCGAGCACGCGCGCTTCGGGTTCCCCGAGTCGCGGGTCGGGCTGATGGCGGCGGACGGTGGCGTCCACCGGCTGCCGCGACACGTTCCGCTGAAGATCGCGATGGGCATGTTGCTGACCGGCCGCCAGATGACCGCCTCGGAGGCTCATCGGTGGGGGCTGGTCAACGAGGTGATCCCCGGTCCGGAGCTCCCGCAGGCGGCCCGGCGATGGGCGGAGGAGGTCATGGAGTGCGCGCCGCTCTCGGTGCAGGCGACCAAGGAGGCCGCCCTCGGCGGACTGGGGCGTCCGTTGGCTGAGGCGATGGCCGGAACGTATCCAGGGGTCACTCGCGTGTTCGCCAGCGAGGACGCAAGGGAAGGACCCCGGGCCTTCGCCGCGAAGCGCAAGCCAGTGTGGAGGGGACGGTGACCGACCTCGCTCGCCGCCGTCCGGACGCCACGCCGCCCGGGCCGACAGCCATTCGCCACGACCCTCCGCTGGCCCAGCCGTTCGAGGCCCTGTTCGCGAACCTCGAAGAGCTCAAGTTCACCGACCCGGGCACGCTCTTCCACCGATGCTTCGGCTGCGGCCCGAACCACGAGATCGGGCTCCGCGTCCGCACCTTCAGGGCGGCCGACGGCGTGCTCTCGCCCATCATCGTGCCGAAGCGCTTCGAGGGGCCGCTCGATTGTGCCCACGGAGGGATCGTGGCCACCTATCTCGACGAGGTGCTGGCGGGAGCGGCCGTCTGCCACAGCGGGCGCGTCCACGTGACAGGGGAGCTCGCCGTCCGCTACCTCAAGCCGACGCCCATCGAGCGTGCGCTGCTCGGCCGTGCCCGCGCGATCAGGGAAACCCC contains these protein-coding regions:
- a CDS encoding enoyl-CoA hydratase-related protein translates to MKLEFILYEKRDRIATVTINRPEVMNAVHPPANQELDRVWDDVAADPDTWVAILTGAGDKAFSTGNDLKWTATRGMPRMPEKGFGGITNRHDLTKPVIAAVNGFALGGGFEMALACDVVVAAEHARFGFPESRVGLMAADGGVHRLPRHVPLKIAMGMLLTGRQMTASEAHRWGLVNEVIPGPELPQAARRWAEEVMECAPLSVQATKEAALGGLGRPLAEAMAGTYPGVTRVFASEDAREGPRAFAAKRKPVWRGR
- a CDS encoding PaaI family thioesterase, which translates into the protein MTDLARRRPDATPPGPTAIRHDPPLAQPFEALFANLEELKFTDPGTLFHRCFGCGPNHEIGLRVRTFRAADGVLSPIIVPKRFEGPLDCAHGGIVATYLDEVLAGAAVCHSGRVHVTGELAVRYLKPTPIERALLGRARAIRETPKYLELQGTLEDLETGEVVATATGRFFPVPDAP